One Falsarthrobacter nasiphocae DNA segment encodes these proteins:
- the hpt gene encoding hypoxanthine phosphoribosyltransferase: MEASHVESDLTNILYTKEEIQARVAELAAEIEKDYEGRDVLVVGVLKGAVMIMADLVRAMNKHVSMDWMAVSSYGSGTKSSGVVRILKDLDTDLMGKHVLIVEDIIDSGLTLSWLKTNLESRGPASVEICTLLRKPDAAKVQIDVKYVGYEIPTEFVVGYGLDYDEKYRNLDFIGTLAPHVYS; the protein is encoded by the coding sequence GTGGAAGCCAGCCACGTCGAGTCCGATCTGACGAACATCCTCTACACCAAGGAGGAGATCCAGGCGCGCGTGGCGGAGCTCGCGGCCGAGATCGAGAAGGACTACGAGGGCCGCGACGTCCTCGTCGTGGGCGTGCTCAAGGGCGCGGTCATGATCATGGCTGACCTCGTGCGGGCGATGAACAAGCACGTCAGCATGGACTGGATGGCCGTGTCCTCCTACGGCTCCGGCACCAAGTCCTCCGGCGTGGTCCGCATTCTCAAGGACCTCGACACGGACCTCATGGGCAAGCACGTCCTCATCGTCGAGGACATCATCGACTCCGGCCTCACGCTCTCCTGGCTCAAGACCAACCTCGAGTCCCGAGGCCCCGCATCCGTGGAGATCTGCACGCTCCTGCGCAAGCCGGACGCCGCCAAGGTCCAGATCGACGTCAAGTACGTCGGCTACGAGATCCCCACCGAGTTCGTCGTCGGCTACGGCCTCGACTACGACGAGAAGTACCGCAACCTGGACTTCATCGGCACACTCGCGCCGCACGTCTACTCCTAG
- the tilS gene encoding tRNA lysidine(34) synthetase TilS: MRPGAAVFARALAAVRAALASLPSPAADDDGAERRPGTPPLEAVVAVSGGADSLALAAVVAALARRGEVEARAVVVDHGLQGDSAPVAARAAAACEGLGLEAEVRRVDVTASATAAHGLEAAARAARYVALADAASPRGVILTAHTLSDQAEQVLLGLIRGSGARSLAGIPRRTQWGRPGIGAVGPGGMGEAAVLRPFLDPRRGLWRADTELICRHAELTPWQDPTNGEPIRPRTQIRLEALPALEAVSEGVRANLARTAALMADDADFLDTAARDAYARVRRPGRRPGEAAIVVGPWRQLHPALQGRVTALAAQEAGAPPPTRERIEEINRLMRPREEDGTDSAGPVQAPGLRCWRRRMPGPGGKMEPTLVLERAEDGLDAADQES, from the coding sequence GTGAGACCGGGCGCGGCCGTCTTCGCCCGCGCCTTGGCGGCCGTTCGGGCCGCCCTCGCCTCCCTGCCCTCGCCGGCAGCGGACGACGACGGTGCCGAGCGCCGCCCGGGCACGCCCCCGCTGGAGGCGGTCGTGGCCGTGAGCGGGGGAGCGGACTCGCTCGCGCTCGCGGCCGTCGTCGCGGCCCTCGCGCGCAGGGGGGAGGTGGAGGCGCGGGCCGTCGTCGTGGACCACGGCCTCCAGGGCGACTCGGCCCCCGTGGCGGCCCGCGCGGCCGCGGCATGCGAGGGGCTCGGGCTCGAGGCCGAGGTCCGCCGCGTCGACGTGACCGCGTCCGCCACGGCCGCGCACGGGCTCGAGGCGGCGGCGCGCGCCGCCCGGTACGTCGCGCTCGCGGACGCGGCCTCCCCGCGCGGCGTCATCCTCACCGCCCACACCCTGAGCGACCAGGCGGAGCAGGTCCTCCTGGGCCTCATCCGAGGGTCCGGGGCCCGCTCGCTCGCGGGCATCCCGCGCCGGACGCAGTGGGGTCGGCCCGGCATCGGGGCAGTCGGGCCCGGCGGGATGGGCGAGGCGGCTGTGCTGCGCCCGTTCCTCGACCCGCGCCGGGGGCTCTGGCGCGCGGACACCGAGCTGATCTGCCGACACGCAGAGCTCACCCCGTGGCAGGACCCCACCAACGGCGAGCCCATCCGGCCCCGGACCCAGATCCGCCTCGAGGCGCTCCCAGCCCTCGAGGCCGTCTCCGAAGGCGTCCGCGCCAACCTGGCCCGCACCGCCGCGCTCATGGCTGACGATGCGGACTTCCTCGACACCGCCGCCCGGGACGCCTACGCGCGAGTGAGACGCCCGGGGCGGCGGCCGGGAGAGGCGGCCATCGTCGTCGGCCCCTGGAGGCAGCTCCACCCGGCGCTCCAAGGGAGGGTCACCGCGCTCGCGGCCCAAGAGGCGGGGGCGCCGCCGCCCACCCGCGAGAGGATCGAGGAGATCAACCGCCTCATGCGCCCGCGCGAGGAGGACGGGACAGATTCCGCGGGACCCGTGCAGGCTCCCGGCCTGCGGTGCTGGAGGCGACGAATGCCCGGCCCGGGTGGCAAGATGGAACCGACCCTGGTTCTCGAGCGAGCCGAGGACGGCCTCGACGCCGCGGACCAGGAGAGTTGA
- a CDS encoding zinc-dependent metalloprotease codes for MTRSAVLPARVSAAVSRALTPSGPRVRVEEAREVVSRLRVLAPVAAAEVARITGLPAARALTSEVRVVDREAWTAAALASFEHLSGAALRRGLEGASPVTLAVGGVSSGVQSGAILSILATRVLGQFDPFTPGHPDGALLLVAPNIEAVRSELTVDPDDFSLWVLLHEQTHRVQFAAAPWLKAHMEARVAELMESVVGEAESLSRDLANLQRALERARRGRREGVPVSELFLPPQARAIMSELTGVMSFLEGHANLVMDAVDASTVPTVKTIRRRFTERAANRSGVERVLLRWIGMEKKAAQYRDGQRFCEAIHRDHGMGALNRVFERAEHLPSEAEIHEPSLWAARVLGVTAP; via the coding sequence ATGACTCGTTCTGCCGTGCTCCCCGCCCGCGTGTCCGCCGCCGTGTCCCGGGCGCTGACCCCCAGCGGCCCCCGCGTCCGCGTCGAGGAGGCGCGCGAGGTGGTGTCCAGGCTCCGCGTGCTCGCCCCCGTGGCCGCTGCCGAGGTCGCGAGGATCACGGGACTTCCCGCCGCCCGGGCCCTGACGAGTGAGGTTCGCGTCGTGGACCGGGAGGCGTGGACGGCCGCGGCGCTTGCGTCGTTCGAGCACCTGAGTGGCGCCGCCCTGCGCCGGGGCCTCGAAGGCGCCTCGCCGGTGACGCTCGCGGTGGGGGGTGTGTCCTCGGGCGTGCAGTCCGGCGCCATCCTGTCCATCCTCGCCACGCGCGTCCTCGGCCAGTTCGATCCCTTCACTCCGGGCCACCCGGACGGGGCCCTGCTCCTGGTCGCCCCCAACATCGAGGCCGTGCGGAGCGAGCTCACCGTGGACCCGGACGACTTCAGCCTCTGGGTGCTCCTCCATGAGCAGACGCATCGCGTCCAGTTCGCCGCCGCGCCCTGGCTCAAGGCGCACATGGAGGCGCGCGTGGCCGAGCTCATGGAGTCGGTTGTGGGAGAGGCTGAGAGCCTGAGCCGGGACCTCGCCAACCTCCAGCGGGCGCTTGAGCGAGCCCGCAGAGGCCGCCGCGAGGGCGTCCCCGTCTCCGAGCTGTTCCTTCCCCCTCAGGCGCGCGCCATCATGTCCGAGCTGACGGGCGTCATGAGCTTCCTCGAGGGGCACGCGAACCTCGTCATGGACGCCGTCGACGCCTCGACGGTCCCGACAGTCAAGACGATCCGCCGCCGATTCACGGAGCGGGCCGCGAACCGCTCCGGGGTGGAGCGCGTGCTGCTGCGGTGGATCGGCATGGAGAAGAAGGCGGCGCAGTACCGGGACGGGCAGCGCTTCTGCGAGGCGATCCACCGGGATCACGGCATGGGGGCCCTCAATCGCGTCTTCGAGCGCGCCGAGCACCTGCCCAGCGAGGCCGAGATCCACGAGCCCTCCCTGTGGGCGGCCCGGGTCCTCGGGGTGACGGCCCCGTGA
- a CDS encoding D-alanyl-D-alanine carboxypeptidase — protein MRTRTPFVAALSAVIGASLGVSSALLAPPPVPDAASSSLQGTTTSPPPPSAAGSAAPSSSQPGAGDAGLSRARESAKAALAEAPSVAGQAMRGSVVDLETGEQLAEAGAAKPFPPASSVKLVSAAAILDGLGAERTLKTRVSRGATATTLVLSGEGDALLGVGAGRPGEVNGRAGIATLAAAAAKALVSGGADMPASLTLAVDDSLFPEPLNPAWPDGDLATGQMTRLSPFAVNGAFAEEGADAGLRVADPAMTVGRALAEALSREVAAASGRSVSVTAVRGAAGKAGAELAAVTSAPVGDQVEFAMARSDNYVMEALARAAAREKGLPATSAGVARLMRERLAALTPHPGEIVPVDASGLSADNVVTARSMAGLLRALATSPDPAAREEMRGLPVAGLTGTLAERFVATKAIPGQGLVRAKTGTLNGTSVLAGFAVTPDHRRVVFIFAYDGIEGGLTEARQALDIAAARLVS, from the coding sequence ATGAGGACCCGTACGCCCTTCGTCGCCGCTCTCTCTGCCGTGATCGGCGCGTCCCTCGGGGTCAGCTCCGCGCTTCTCGCGCCCCCTCCGGTGCCGGACGCGGCCTCCTCCTCTCTTCAGGGGACGACGACGAGCCCGCCGCCCCCGAGCGCCGCCGGCTCCGCAGCTCCGTCCTCCTCGCAGCCCGGGGCGGGGGATGCCGGGCTGTCTCGGGCGCGGGAATCGGCGAAGGCGGCCCTGGCGGAGGCGCCCTCCGTGGCGGGTCAAGCCATGCGCGGGAGCGTCGTCGACCTGGAGACGGGTGAGCAGCTCGCGGAGGCGGGGGCCGCGAAGCCCTTCCCCCCGGCCTCGTCGGTGAAGCTCGTCTCCGCCGCGGCCATTCTGGACGGGCTGGGCGCCGAGCGGACCCTGAAGACGCGGGTCTCGCGGGGCGCGACCGCGACCACGCTTGTGCTGAGCGGCGAAGGGGACGCCCTCCTTGGCGTGGGCGCCGGCAGGCCTGGGGAGGTCAATGGGCGCGCGGGCATCGCGACCCTCGCTGCGGCGGCCGCGAAGGCCCTGGTCTCCGGCGGCGCCGACATGCCGGCCTCCCTCACGCTCGCTGTGGACGATTCGCTCTTCCCTGAGCCTCTCAACCCGGCCTGGCCGGACGGGGATCTCGCCACGGGGCAGATGACCCGCTTGTCCCCCTTCGCCGTGAACGGCGCCTTCGCGGAGGAGGGGGCCGACGCCGGGCTGCGCGTGGCGGACCCCGCCATGACCGTGGGGCGCGCGCTCGCGGAGGCCCTGTCTCGGGAGGTCGCGGCGGCGTCCGGGCGCTCGGTCTCGGTGACGGCCGTGCGGGGTGCGGCGGGGAAGGCCGGGGCAGAGCTGGCCGCGGTGACCTCTGCTCCGGTGGGGGACCAGGTGGAGTTCGCGATGGCGCGCTCTGACAACTACGTCATGGAGGCCCTGGCGCGGGCGGCCGCCCGGGAGAAGGGCCTGCCGGCGACGTCGGCCGGGGTGGCCCGCTTGATGCGGGAGCGTCTGGCCGCGCTCACCCCGCACCCGGGGGAGATTGTCCCGGTGGACGCGAGCGGGCTCTCTGCGGACAACGTCGTGACGGCCCGGTCCATGGCGGGTCTTCTCCGGGCCCTGGCGACGAGCCCGGACCCGGCCGCGCGTGAGGAAATGCGGGGGCTTCCCGTGGCGGGTCTCACGGGGACGCTCGCGGAGCGGTTTGTCGCGACGAAGGCGATTCCTGGGCAGGGGCTCGTGCGGGCGAAGACGGGGACGCTTAATGGCACGTCTGTTCTTGCTGGATTTGCAGTGACTCCAGATCATCGAAGGGTCGTGTTTATATTTGCCTATGACGGCATTGAGGGGGGTTTGACGGAGGCTCGTCAGGCCCTGGATATCGCGGCTGCCCGCCTCGTCTCCTAG
- a CDS encoding inorganic diphosphatase: MSHDVTIEIPAGSRVKYEIDHETHRLRLDRVLFTSMQYPANYGYFEDTLGEDGDPLDALVYIPGVELHPGVLVESRPIGVLNMTDDGGGDAKLICVPADKRFDHIQELEDLDEWFKKETEHFFERYKDLEPGKWVKIEGWQGRAEAEAELQRSIERFAKHGEESEEDEPQGRDV, translated from the coding sequence ATGAGCCACGACGTCACCATCGAGATCCCGGCGGGATCCCGGGTCAAGTACGAGATCGACCACGAGACGCACCGCCTGCGCCTCGACCGCGTCCTCTTCACGTCGATGCAGTACCCGGCCAACTACGGCTACTTCGAGGACACCCTCGGCGAAGACGGGGACCCGCTGGACGCCCTCGTCTACATCCCCGGCGTTGAACTGCACCCGGGCGTCCTCGTGGAGTCCCGCCCCATCGGCGTCCTCAACATGACGGACGACGGCGGCGGAGACGCAAAGCTCATCTGCGTCCCGGCCGACAAGCGCTTCGACCACATTCAGGAACTCGAGGATCTCGACGAGTGGTTCAAGAAGGAGACTGAGCACTTCTTCGAGCGCTACAAGGACCTTGAGCCCGGCAAGTGGGTCAAGATCGAGGGCTGGCAGGGCCGCGCCGAGGCTGAGGCCGAGCTCCAGCGCTCCATCGAGCGCTTCGCCAAGCACGGCGAGGAGTCCGAGGAGGACGAGCCCCAGGGCCGCGACGTCTGA
- a CDS encoding amino acid oxidase, with protein MISSESHSPAPTRRSVVKTAAWAAPAVLATTASPAFAASPVANQTFVDYGLFVSTQFNGGYVGYAGANDTGVIHPTTPTGYFASNPRPESDINWSDATNSATKPSYFVNGEGSFTPATNAGGSTGAYASTSGWWISTPTTTANVGSGYIPGSSTTLAAGATFVTQVSATIPAGPNALWPLQNATIAGQKWNKAISGTLSSAGDSISTYLVNLKVNGRWNAAAPVITTNPDGSATLTGTITFTTTSPLVITQTGTKYYGQVVIMPATVQISPAYGWTNFSLTSSVQSATLSYTVPAPYIAPTTTQITGLTTTSAIHP; from the coding sequence ATGATCTCCTCTGAATCGCATAGCCCCGCCCCCACCCGCCGCTCGGTCGTCAAGACCGCGGCCTGGGCCGCCCCCGCGGTCCTCGCCACGACGGCCTCCCCCGCCTTCGCAGCCTCCCCTGTCGCGAACCAGACGTTCGTCGACTACGGCCTGTTCGTCTCGACGCAATTCAACGGCGGCTACGTCGGCTACGCCGGCGCCAACGACACGGGTGTCATCCACCCCACGACCCCCACCGGATACTTCGCCTCCAACCCCCGCCCGGAGAGCGACATCAACTGGAGCGACGCGACCAACTCGGCCACCAAGCCCTCCTACTTCGTCAATGGCGAGGGCTCCTTCACGCCCGCCACGAACGCCGGCGGCAGCACGGGCGCCTACGCCTCCACGAGCGGCTGGTGGATCTCGACGCCGACGACCACCGCCAACGTCGGCTCCGGCTACATCCCCGGCTCCTCCACGACGCTCGCGGCCGGCGCCACGTTCGTCACGCAGGTCAGCGCGACCATCCCCGCCGGCCCCAACGCCCTCTGGCCCCTCCAGAACGCGACCATCGCGGGCCAGAAGTGGAACAAGGCCATCTCGGGCACGCTCAGCTCGGCGGGCGACTCCATCAGCACGTACCTCGTCAACCTCAAGGTCAACGGCCGTTGGAACGCGGCCGCCCCGGTCATCACGACCAACCCGGACGGCTCTGCGACCCTGACCGGCACCATCACGTTCACGACGACGTCCCCGCTCGTCATCACGCAGACGGGCACGAAGTACTACGGCCAGGTCGTCATCATGCCCGCCACGGTGCAGATCAGCCCCGCCTACGGCTGGACGAACTTCTCGCTGACCTCCTCTGTCCAGAGCGCGACGCTCTCCTACACGGTCCCTGCGCCGTACATCGCGCCGACCACGACGCAGATCACCGGCCTGACCACGACGTCGGCCATCCACCCGTAG
- a CDS encoding HAD family hydrolase: MPPTAPAPLDPIQTSPAETPAAGPRLIALDVDGTLVNHHGDMSFGVREAGRALASRGDAHVVVATGRGLYAALPIAQEFGIESGYIVASNGGVTARLDPALDGGLEVLERVTFRPARVILALREQLPTANFAVEDEHGQYWSTLEFQDASFGVPASSLPLEELAEKTAVRVVVFSTDSSAEEFGEAVESIGLHGVTYSVGWTAWLDIAASGTTKASALENLRRRIGVDPADTVAMGDGRNDIEMLEWAARGVAMGQAPEEVKAAADEVTGSVDDDGAARILRQYLS, encoded by the coding sequence ATGCCTCCCACCGCGCCTGCTCCTCTCGACCCCATCCAGACCAGCCCGGCGGAGACCCCCGCGGCGGGGCCTCGCCTCATTGCGCTCGACGTCGACGGGACCCTCGTCAACCACCACGGCGACATGTCCTTCGGGGTCCGTGAGGCCGGGCGCGCGCTGGCGTCCCGCGGGGACGCGCATGTCGTCGTCGCGACAGGGAGGGGGCTCTACGCGGCCCTTCCGATCGCGCAGGAGTTCGGGATCGAGTCCGGTTACATCGTCGCCTCGAACGGGGGCGTGACGGCGCGGCTGGACCCGGCGCTGGACGGCGGGCTGGAGGTGCTGGAGCGCGTGACGTTCCGCCCCGCCCGCGTCATTCTTGCCCTGCGCGAGCAGCTGCCCACCGCGAACTTCGCCGTGGAGGACGAGCACGGCCAGTACTGGTCGACGCTCGAGTTCCAGGATGCGAGCTTCGGTGTGCCCGCCTCGTCCCTCCCGCTCGAGGAGCTCGCGGAGAAGACGGCTGTGCGCGTGGTCGTGTTCAGCACGGACTCCTCGGCGGAAGAGTTCGGCGAGGCCGTTGAGTCGATTGGCCTCCATGGCGTGACGTACTCCGTGGGGTGGACCGCGTGGCTGGACATCGCCGCGTCCGGGACAACGAAGGCGAGCGCGCTGGAGAATCTGCGGCGGCGGATCGGCGTCGATCCTGCGGACACCGTGGCCATGGGGGACGGGCGCAACGACATCGAGATGCTCGAGTGGGCCGCGCGGGGCGTGGCCATGGGCCAGGCTCCGGAGGAGGTCAAGGCGGCTGCGGACGAGGTCACGGGGTCGGTGGACGACGACGGGGCCGCCCGCATCCTCCGCCAGTACCTCAGCTGA
- a CDS encoding DUF6541 family protein, translating to MRWSETLPFAAIAVAFIMVPGWCVLRALGARGLAALAGAGPVTVTIAGTSAVAAGALHVPWDWRAALATAGLTVAAAAAVRRLGGRLAPAAPSSPTPPAHAADLSPASMAGPAPAPHSSRLTAAVCGAALAFAGAVVSLRYALAFGNVEHVSQSYDNVYHLNAVRAIVRGQNGSSLTLGNLTPESQGFYPAAWHDLVALLFSASGLSIPATVTLVNIVTAAVIWPLGLLFLVTRVTGPRLLPMAITGAVAPAFPAFPYHMVDMGVLYPTHMAIAILPAALGFAIEALRLSAAPSPRLAAAALALVLPGLFLAHPSMLLALVAFVLPLVAARLYRLTLDRRSSPEAARAHRRFVLAALAYLASGAAAWVVLRPPASAATWRPVTSPSRALGEVLGGTPVGMPGGIPMMVLTVAGLVAIVRARRLTWVACLMGVSGALYIVCIAFAPTPLRLFVTGNWYNDWNRLAALLPMASAPVVVLGAEALMRSALAWAGAVRPVRALHGWAAGTRASRSTTAAAARRALGGRTVAASAVLAVAVAGLGLKLQTGSMRVKQEQVASRYSFVEGALLLSPDERALLERLPRHVREDQAIVANPRNGESLALALADRRVLKPHVHGAVSDDVQYLLDRWREAATDPLVCSAVRATGAYFALDFGGPYVSEVNQVLPGTEGLDRAAGVELVDAQGRARLFRVTVCGETGPQGR from the coding sequence ATGCGCTGGTCTGAGACACTTCCGTTCGCCGCGATTGCCGTCGCGTTCATCATGGTCCCCGGGTGGTGCGTCCTGCGGGCTCTCGGCGCCCGTGGCCTCGCCGCCCTTGCCGGGGCGGGCCCTGTGACGGTGACCATAGCGGGCACGTCGGCCGTGGCCGCCGGCGCGCTTCACGTCCCGTGGGACTGGCGGGCGGCGCTCGCCACCGCGGGCCTGACCGTCGCGGCAGCCGCGGCAGTCCGCCGTCTCGGGGGCCGGCTCGCCCCCGCGGCCCCGTCGTCGCCCACACCCCCCGCCCACGCCGCCGACCTCTCCCCCGCCTCGATGGCCGGCCCCGCACCCGCCCCGCATTCGAGCCGCCTGACGGCCGCTGTCTGCGGCGCGGCGCTGGCCTTCGCCGGGGCCGTCGTCTCGCTGCGCTACGCCCTCGCCTTCGGGAACGTCGAGCACGTGTCCCAGTCCTACGACAACGTCTACCACCTCAACGCCGTCCGGGCGATCGTCCGGGGCCAGAACGGCTCCTCCCTGACGCTCGGCAACCTGACCCCCGAGTCGCAGGGCTTCTACCCCGCGGCGTGGCACGACCTCGTGGCCCTGCTCTTCTCCGCATCCGGCCTGTCGATCCCGGCCACCGTCACCCTCGTCAATATCGTCACCGCGGCTGTGATCTGGCCCCTCGGGCTCCTCTTCCTCGTCACTCGCGTGACGGGGCCCCGCCTGCTGCCCATGGCGATCACGGGGGCCGTGGCCCCGGCCTTCCCCGCCTTCCCGTACCACATGGTGGACATGGGGGTGCTGTACCCGACGCACATGGCCATCGCCATCCTCCCCGCCGCGCTGGGCTTCGCCATCGAGGCCTTGCGCCTCTCCGCTGCGCCGTCCCCTCGCCTCGCGGCAGCCGCCCTCGCCCTCGTCCTCCCTGGCCTCTTCCTCGCGCACCCGAGCATGCTCCTCGCCCTCGTCGCGTTCGTCCTCCCGCTCGTCGCGGCGCGCCTCTACAGGCTCACTCTCGATCGGCGATCCTCCCCGGAGGCGGCCCGCGCGCATCGCCGGTTCGTCCTCGCCGCCCTGGCCTACCTCGCGAGCGGCGCCGCGGCGTGGGTCGTCCTCCGCCCGCCGGCCAGCGCGGCCACGTGGCGGCCCGTCACCTCCCCGTCCCGCGCGCTCGGGGAAGTGCTCGGTGGCACGCCCGTGGGCATGCCGGGCGGCATCCCGATGATGGTCCTCACGGTGGCCGGCCTCGTGGCGATCGTCCGCGCCCGCCGTCTGACCTGGGTCGCGTGCCTCATGGGCGTCAGCGGTGCGCTGTACATCGTGTGCATCGCTTTCGCGCCGACGCCTCTGCGCCTCTTCGTCACGGGCAACTGGTACAACGACTGGAACCGTCTCGCCGCCCTGCTCCCGATGGCCTCGGCCCCCGTCGTCGTTCTGGGAGCGGAGGCGCTCATGCGTTCCGCTCTCGCCTGGGCGGGCGCAGTGCGCCCCGTGCGCGCCCTGCACGGGTGGGCGGCGGGCACGCGGGCTTCGAGGTCGACGACGGCGGCCGCGGCACGGCGGGCCCTCGGGGGACGGACGGTCGCGGCCTCGGCGGTCCTGGCCGTCGCGGTGGCGGGACTCGGCCTGAAGCTCCAGACCGGGTCAATGCGCGTCAAGCAGGAGCAGGTAGCGTCCCGCTACTCGTTCGTCGAGGGCGCCCTGCTGCTGTCCCCTGACGAACGCGCTCTTCTCGAGCGGCTGCCGCGGCACGTCCGCGAGGACCAGGCCATTGTGGCGAACCCTCGCAACGGCGAGTCGCTCGCCCTCGCGCTGGCTGATCGCCGTGTCCTCAAGCCTCACGTTCACGGGGCCGTCTCGGACGACGTTCAGTACCTCCTGGACCGATGGCGCGAGGCCGCGACGGACCCGCTCGTGTGCTCCGCGGTCCGGGCGACGGGCGCCTACTTCGCCCTGGACTTCGGCGGACCCTACGTCTCCGAGGTCAACCAGGTCCTGCCCGGGACGGAGGGCCTGGACCGGGCTGCGGGCGTGGAGCTCGTCGACGCACAGGGAAGGGCCCGCCTCTTCCGCGTCACTGTCTGCGGAGAGACGGGCCCCCAGGGGCGCTGA
- the serS gene encoding serine--tRNA ligase: protein MIDVKDLCENPSAYRESLRARGAQDSVVDEVMAADSARRSAIARFEALRAEQKEFGKRVAAAKGEEKQALLAEVKDLAANVKEADAEAGAAQSRLTELARSIPNLIIEGIPAGGEDDFVTVKTVGEPPAFDFEPRDHLEIGEKIGAIDMERGAKVSGARFYFLKGVGARLELALMNMALDQALAAGFEPMITPTLVRPETMQGTGFDVAHDDEIYKLAEDDLYLVGTSEVALAGYHADEILDLTAGPKRYAGWSTCYRREAGSHGKDTRGIIRVHQFNKLEMFIYCPVEDAEAEHAKLLAWEEEMLAKCELSYRVIDTAAGDLGMSAARKFDCEAWVPTQGTYRELTSTSNCTTFQARRLNIRERAEKGTRAVATLNGTLATTRWIVALLETHQQADGSVRVPEALRPYLGGLEVLPVL from the coding sequence GTGATTGACGTCAAGGACCTTTGCGAAAACCCGTCCGCCTACCGCGAGTCCCTCCGGGCCAGGGGGGCTCAGGACTCCGTCGTCGACGAGGTCATGGCGGCTGACTCCGCCCGTCGCTCCGCCATCGCCCGCTTCGAGGCCCTGCGCGCCGAGCAGAAAGAGTTCGGCAAGCGCGTCGCCGCCGCCAAGGGCGAGGAGAAGCAGGCGCTTCTCGCCGAGGTCAAGGACCTCGCCGCGAACGTCAAGGAGGCCGACGCCGAGGCTGGCGCCGCGCAGTCCCGCCTCACCGAGCTGGCCCGCTCCATCCCGAACCTCATCATCGAGGGCATCCCCGCCGGCGGCGAGGACGACTTCGTGACGGTCAAGACGGTCGGCGAGCCCCCGGCCTTCGACTTCGAGCCGCGGGACCACCTCGAGATCGGCGAGAAGATCGGCGCCATCGACATGGAGCGGGGCGCCAAGGTCTCCGGCGCGCGCTTCTACTTCCTCAAGGGCGTCGGCGCCCGCCTGGAGCTGGCCCTCATGAACATGGCGCTGGACCAGGCCCTCGCCGCGGGCTTCGAGCCCATGATCACCCCGACCCTCGTCCGCCCCGAGACCATGCAGGGCACCGGCTTCGATGTCGCGCACGACGACGAGATCTACAAGCTCGCCGAGGACGATCTCTACCTCGTGGGCACGTCCGAGGTGGCGCTCGCGGGCTACCACGCGGACGAGATTCTCGACCTCACCGCGGGCCCGAAGCGCTACGCCGGCTGGAGCACGTGCTACCGCCGCGAGGCCGGCTCGCACGGCAAGGACACCCGCGGCATCATCCGCGTCCACCAGTTCAACAAACTGGAGATGTTCATCTACTGCCCCGTCGAGGACGCCGAGGCCGAGCACGCCAAGCTTCTCGCCTGGGAAGAGGAGATGCTGGCCAAGTGCGAGCTGTCCTACCGGGTCATCGACACCGCCGCCGGGGATCTCGGCATGAGCGCGGCCCGGAAGTTCGACTGCGAGGCGTGGGTCCCCACCCAGGGCACGTACCGCGAGCTCACCTCGACCTCGAACTGCACGACGTTCCAGGCGCGCCGCCTCAACATCCGTGAGCGCGCCGAGAAGGGCACGCGCGCCGTGGCCACGCTCAATGGCACGCTGGCGACGACCCGCTGGATCGTCGCCCTCCTCGAGACGCACCAGCAGGCTGACGGCTCGGTCCGCGTCCCCGAGGCCCTCCGCCCGTACCTCGGCGGTCTCGAGGTCCTGCCGGTTCTCTGA